One Rhodospirillales bacterium DNA segment encodes these proteins:
- a CDS encoding hydrogenase 4 subunit F: protein MLALTPGYRLGATLNILASLLTFAASLALLGARPPVGHLLLVDDLNVFLIVLNTFVGFTTSAFSASYIAHELQSGHLTPGYLRFYHAMYQMLMFAMNLALLANSIGLMWVAIELATLTTVLMVGIYRTREALEAAWKYFILGSVGIALALFGTILVYLAALPVVGQGIDAMAWTTLNTHARAFDPALLNLAFVFLLLGYGTKVGLAPLHAWLPDAHAEGPTPISAVLSGLLLNVAFYAVLRFKILLTANAQALAPGSLMIAMGLASLVFAALMLYRRRDIKRLFAYSSIEHMGIITFAFGIGGPLASFAGLLHMAMHSLTKSAIFFAVGHVAQVKGTQKIAKIRGLTESHPLLGWGFVLGVAAIAGMPPFGIFMSEFLIVTSTFAREPLLAIPLVAGLLIGVGALVLRMQGLAFGAPTPNAGATHASYVPFFVHIALVLTAGLFLPQALVTWFRAVAALVG from the coding sequence ATGCTGGCGCTGACCCCTGGCTACCGCCTCGGCGCGACGTTGAACATTCTCGCATCGCTGCTGACGTTCGCCGCCAGTCTTGCCCTCCTGGGTGCGCGCCCGCCGGTCGGTCATCTTCTCCTCGTCGACGACCTGAATGTCTTTCTGATCGTCCTCAACACCTTCGTCGGCTTTACCACCAGCGCGTTCAGCGCAAGCTACATTGCCCATGAACTGCAGAGCGGGCACCTCACTCCCGGGTACTTGCGGTTTTACCACGCCATGTACCAGATGCTGATGTTCGCGATGAACCTCGCCCTGCTCGCCAACAGCATCGGCCTGATGTGGGTGGCGATCGAACTCGCGACGCTCACCACGGTGCTGATGGTCGGCATCTACCGCACCCGCGAGGCGCTCGAAGCGGCGTGGAAGTACTTCATCCTCGGCAGCGTCGGCATCGCCCTCGCCCTGTTTGGCACCATCCTCGTCTACCTCGCCGCCCTTCCGGTCGTCGGCCAAGGCATTGATGCGATGGCCTGGACGACCTTGAACACGCATGCCCGCGCCTTCGATCCCGCTCTTCTCAATCTCGCCTTTGTCTTTTTGTTGCTGGGTTACGGCACCAAGGTTGGCCTCGCGCCGCTCCACGCCTGGCTGCCCGATGCGCACGCCGAAGGCCCGACACCGATTTCGGCGGTGCTTTCGGGCCTGCTGCTCAACGTCGCCTTCTATGCCGTGCTGCGCTTCAAGATTCTGCTGACCGCCAACGCCCAGGCGCTCGCTCCCGGCTCGCTGATGATTGCCATGGGCCTGGCCTCCCTCGTTTTCGCGGCGCTGATGCTCTACCGTCGACGTGACATCAAGCGCCTGTTCGCCTATTCGTCGATCGAGCACATGGGCATCATCACCTTCGCCTTCGGCATCGGCGGGCCGCTCGCGAGCTTCGCCGGCCTTTTACACATGGCGATGCATAGCCTGACCAAATCCGCCATCTTCTTCGCCGTCGGACACGTCGCGCAGGTCAAGGGAACACAGAAGATCGCAAAGATCCGCGGTCTGACCGAAAGCCATCCGCTGCTCGGCTGGGGCTTCGTGCTGGGCGTCGCCGCCATCGCTGGCATGCCGCCGTTCGGGATCTTCATGAGTGAGTTCCTGATCGTCACCTCGACCTTCGCGCGCGAACCGCTGCTGGCGATCCCGCTGGTCGCGGGGCTGCTCATCGGCGTCGGCGCGCTGGTACTACGGATGCAGGGTTTGGCCTTCGGCGCGCCAACGCCGAACGCCGGCGCGACGCACGCATCCTATGTCCCGTTTTTCGTCCACATCGCCCTGGTTTTAACGGCGGGGCTGTTTCTCCCGCAGGCCCTGGTAACGTGGTTCCGCGCTGTCGCGGCTTTGGTTGGATGA
- a CDS encoding nickel-dependent hydrogenase large subunit produces MSLTWITGGSDKIEGCAPWPRFIVNDGAWLRAGDGLRDGRIALLGFWGERDAVHLALSNPALDTISVITRLCPDRRFPSIAASFSPASRLERTIGDLWGVFADGSPDPRPWLDHGCWPAAPAGVNPPRDASAPYPFLAVEGESLHQIPVGPVHAGIIEPGHFRFTASGETIVRLEERLGYVHKGIERLMQGAEIDTGARLAGRISGDSTVAYAIAFARAVESASGTVVPPRAHWLRALMAEMERIANHLGDVGAICNDAAFAAMLAPCAVLREHVLRTAGLCFGHRLMMDKVVPGGVAVDLGSDSIAAIKTLVSEIRQHLPDLIHLYDNTTSLQDRTVRTGVLRPDFAAFFGCGGPIGRASGRAVDVRRRPGYPPYDELSFDVIERQDGDVNARVWVRIEEIKQSLALISQILSRPPVGKTMTALAAPPASGGEGLALIEGFRGDIMVWVRLRADGKIDRCHPRDPSWFQWPLLEAVIEGNIVADFPLCNKSFNCSYCGHDL; encoded by the coding sequence GTGTCACTGACCTGGATCACCGGCGGCAGCGACAAGATCGAGGGCTGCGCGCCGTGGCCGCGATTCATCGTCAACGACGGCGCGTGGCTGCGTGCCGGCGACGGGTTGCGGGACGGACGTATCGCCTTATTGGGCTTCTGGGGCGAACGCGATGCCGTCCATCTCGCGCTGTCCAACCCCGCCCTCGATACTATCAGCGTGATTACTCGCCTATGCCCCGACCGGCGCTTTCCTTCGATCGCCGCGTCATTCTCACCCGCCAGTCGGCTCGAACGAACGATCGGCGATCTTTGGGGAGTTTTCGCCGACGGATCCCCGGACCCGCGGCCGTGGCTCGATCATGGCTGCTGGCCTGCCGCGCCGGCAGGTGTCAATCCGCCGCGCGATGCTTCGGCGCCCTATCCGTTCCTTGCCGTCGAGGGCGAAAGTCTGCACCAGATCCCGGTGGGGCCGGTCCATGCGGGCATTATCGAGCCCGGGCATTTCCGCTTCACCGCCAGCGGCGAGACAATCGTGCGTCTGGAAGAACGGCTGGGATATGTGCATAAGGGGATCGAGCGGCTCATGCAGGGTGCGGAGATCGATACCGGTGCCAGGCTCGCCGGCCGCATCTCGGGGGATAGTACCGTTGCCTACGCCATCGCCTTTGCCCGCGCCGTCGAGAGCGCGAGCGGAACGGTGGTGCCGCCGCGCGCCCACTGGCTGCGCGCGCTGATGGCCGAGATGGAACGGATAGCCAACCATCTGGGCGACGTGGGTGCGATCTGCAACGATGCGGCGTTCGCGGCGATGCTGGCGCCGTGCGCGGTGTTGCGCGAGCATGTCCTGCGTACCGCCGGCTTGTGCTTCGGTCATCGTCTGATGATGGATAAGGTGGTGCCGGGCGGTGTCGCCGTAGACCTCGGCTCCGACTCCATCGCCGCGATCAAGACCCTCGTCAGCGAGATCCGCCAGCATCTGCCGGATTTGATTCACCTCTACGACAACACCACCTCGCTGCAGGACCGGACAGTGCGGACGGGAGTTCTGCGCCCGGACTTTGCGGCTTTCTTCGGCTGTGGCGGTCCCATCGGTCGCGCCTCGGGACGCGCCGTCGACGTGCGCCGACGGCCTGGCTACCCGCCCTACGATGAGTTGTCATTCGACGTCATCGAGCGCCAGGACGGTGACGTCAACGCGCGGGTGTGGGTCCGGATCGAGGAGATCAAACAGAGCCTCGCCTTGATCTCGCAGATCCTCAGCCGCCCTCCGGTTGGAAAGACGATGACCGCGCTCGCCGCGCCACCCGCGTCCGGCGGCGAGGGCCTCGCCCTCATCGAAGGCTTCCGCGGCGACATCATGGTCTGGGTGCGCTTGCGCGCCGACGGTAAGATCGATCGCTGCCACCCGCGCGATCCCTCCTGGTTCCAGTGGCCGCTGTTGGAAGCCGTCATCGAAGGCAACATCGTCGCCGACTTCCCGCTTTGCAACAAGTCGTTCAACTGCTCGTATTGCGGCCATGACTTATAA
- a CDS encoding hydrogenase-4 component E, which produces MAGLPYDVAHLLAGGLVLLSLMLLYQDRMYALLSVFAAHAVILSLAVAWQAYVQSAPHLYITALIALLFKGMIIPVALHRIVQQLGVGRTIEAVVGVGPTILLGIALIALSIMVMRPVTEQADVLTREDLAFALSVVLLGLLMMVTRRNAVSQVVGFMSLENGLIFAATGAKGMPLVVEISVAFSVLIAFIVIGIFLFRIRERFDTVELVALDQSRGEQP; this is translated from the coding sequence ATGGCGGGTCTTCCCTATGATGTCGCCCATCTTCTTGCCGGCGGGCTGGTGCTGCTGAGCCTGATGCTGCTCTATCAGGACCGCATGTATGCGCTGCTGAGCGTCTTCGCCGCGCACGCCGTGATATTGTCGCTCGCCGTTGCCTGGCAGGCGTACGTCCAGTCCGCCCCGCACCTTTATATCACCGCGCTCATTGCCCTGCTGTTCAAGGGCATGATCATTCCCGTTGCCCTGCACCGTATCGTCCAGCAACTCGGCGTCGGCCGGACGATCGAAGCCGTGGTCGGCGTCGGCCCGACCATTCTGCTCGGCATCGCTCTGATCGCGCTGTCGATCATGGTGATGCGCCCGGTGACCGAACAGGCCGACGTGCTCACCCGCGAGGACCTCGCCTTCGCGCTCTCCGTGGTCCTGCTCGGACTGTTGATGATGGTGACCCGCCGCAACGCGGTCAGCCAGGTGGTCGGCTTCATGTCGCTGGAAAATGGCCTGATTTTTGCCGCGACCGGAGCCAAGGGCATGCCGCTGGTCGTCGAGATCAGCGTCGCTTTCTCGGTGCTGATCGCGTTCATCGTCATCGGCATCTTCCTATTCCGCATTCGCGAGCGCTTCGATACGGTCGAACTGGTGGCACTCGATCAGTCGCGGGGAGAGCAGCCGTGA
- the prmC gene encoding peptide chain release factor N(5)-glutamine methyltransferase codes for MTRPRTVGAAVRETRRRLAAGGFDSAALEARLLVASACGCDAANLIGHPEQALADDQFDRLRAALERRLMQEPLAYILRQREFWSLPLTVTPDTLIPRPDSECLIEAARTIAKDRSGLRVLDLGTGSGCLLLALLAEFPGAWGIGIDRSQAALAVARGNAERLGLAPRANFVCSDWAAALAGVFEIVVSNPPYISDQEWLSLDPGVRDFEPAAALRAGARGTAAYEIILPQLERLLAPGGTALIEIGGESIARTIELVAASQLQLVEIHMDLAGRARCLQLSTPLSRGCKNSLGKELLHV; via the coding sequence TTGACCAGGCCGCGGACCGTCGGCGCCGCCGTTCGCGAAACGCGCCGCCGTCTCGCCGCGGGCGGATTCGACAGCGCTGCCCTGGAGGCGCGGCTGCTCGTCGCCTCTGCCTGCGGCTGTGACGCGGCCAATCTGATCGGGCATCCCGAACAGGCACTCGCCGATGACCAGTTTGACCGCCTGAGAGCCGCGCTTGAGCGAAGGCTGATGCAGGAGCCACTCGCTTACATTCTCCGCCAGCGGGAATTCTGGAGTCTGCCGTTGACGGTCACGCCCGATACGCTGATTCCCCGGCCCGATTCGGAGTGCCTGATCGAAGCCGCGCGGACGATCGCCAAAGATCGTAGCGGATTGCGTGTTCTGGACCTTGGCACGGGCAGCGGCTGTCTCCTCCTGGCCTTGCTCGCGGAATTCCCCGGTGCATGGGGAATCGGGATCGATCGATCGCAAGCAGCGCTCGCTGTCGCGCGCGGGAATGCCGAGCGTCTGGGGCTGGCCCCACGGGCGAATTTCGTGTGCTCCGACTGGGCGGCGGCGCTCGCTGGCGTCTTCGAAATCGTCGTCAGCAATCCGCCTTACATTTCCGATCAAGAGTGGCTCAGCCTCGATCCCGGCGTGCGGGACTTCGAGCCCGCTGCGGCCCTGCGTGCAGGCGCGCGGGGAACGGCTGCATACGAAATCATCCTGCCGCAACTCGAACGACTGCTCGCGCCCGGTGGCACGGCCTTGATTGAGATCGGCGGAGAAAGTATTGCCCGGACGATTGAACTCGTCGCCGCGTCACAACTCCAACTCGTTGAAATCCACATGGATCTCGCTGGCCGTGCGCGGTGCCTGCAACTCTCGACACCACTTTCACGCGGTTGCAAGAATTCGCTTGGAAAGGAATTGCTTCACGTTTAG
- a CDS encoding MOSC domain-containing protein has protein sequence MSVIVQSLYRYPVKGLNADSIPFADLRRGYGIPFDRTFAIALATTPYDPSHPQWLSKQYFATLTRHERLAAVDAHFDEEAGTLSLFRKGKQVARGNVGTPIGRAMIEEFLRAYLRNEIAGPPHLVGSAAGPMMSDSPEPLLSLVNLATIADIERVIGRPVHPLRFRANVYVAGAPAWAEFAWLGETIALGDAQIKVTARIPRCAATNVEPGTGLRDMTIPQHLERVFGHTDCGILAAVSRTGRVAVGDVVHVPPLTDQT, from the coding sequence ATGTCCGTCATCGTCCAAAGTCTCTATCGATATCCCGTCAAAGGGCTGAACGCCGATTCGATTCCTTTCGCCGATCTGCGGCGGGGATACGGCATCCCGTTTGACCGGACGTTCGCCATCGCCCTGGCGACAACGCCGTACGATCCGTCGCATCCCCAATGGCTGTCGAAGCAATACTTCGCGACCTTGACCCGGCACGAGCGACTGGCGGCAGTCGATGCTCACTTCGACGAAGAGGCTGGAACTTTGTCGCTTTTTCGCAAAGGCAAACAGGTCGCACGGGGAAACGTCGGAACGCCGATCGGTCGGGCGATGATCGAAGAGTTCCTTCGCGCATATCTCAGAAACGAAATTGCCGGGCCACCGCATCTCGTCGGTTCGGCGGCCGGCCCGATGATGTCGGATTCGCCTGAGCCGCTGTTATCGCTGGTCAATCTCGCCACGATCGCCGACATCGAACGCGTGATCGGCCGGCCCGTTCACCCGCTGCGCTTTCGCGCCAACGTCTATGTCGCGGGGGCGCCGGCCTGGGCTGAATTCGCTTGGCTCGGCGAGACGATTGCCTTAGGCGACGCGCAGATCAAGGTAACCGCGCGCATCCCGCGGTGCGCCGCAACCAACGTCGAGCCGGGAACGGGCCTGCGAGACATGACCATCCCGCAACACCTCGAACGCGTTTTTGGCCATACCGATTGCGGCATCCTCGCCGCAGTTAGCCGAACGGGGCGAGTTGCCGTCGGCGACGTCGTGCACGTCCCGCCCCTCACCGACCAGACCTGA
- the nuoB gene encoding NADH-quinone oxidoreductase subunit NuoB — protein MRRIFRGLIQRPLTEPAPAPDDAALAELAQRVDMAARRTLGRSLSIREVDAGSCNGCELEIHALNNAFYDLERFGLRFVASPRHADVLLVTGPVTRNMRMALERTWRATPDPKWVVAVGECAVDGGLFAGSDAVVGGVSAVVPVDLHIRGCPPTPLAMLQGLLALLSVSASG, from the coding sequence ATGCGTAGAATTTTTCGCGGCCTGATCCAGCGTCCCTTAACCGAGCCGGCACCGGCGCCCGACGATGCTGCCCTGGCCGAACTCGCACAGCGGGTCGATATGGCCGCGCGCCGGACGCTCGGCCGAAGCCTTTCTATTCGCGAGGTCGACGCCGGCTCGTGCAACGGTTGCGAGCTGGAAATTCATGCGCTGAACAACGCCTTCTACGACCTCGAGCGCTTCGGCTTGCGCTTTGTGGCATCGCCACGGCACGCCGACGTGCTCCTGGTGACCGGTCCGGTGACGCGCAACATGCGGATGGCGCTCGAACGCACCTGGCGGGCGACTCCCGACCCGAAATGGGTGGTGGCGGTGGGAGAGTGCGCCGTCGACGGCGGACTTTTCGCCGGCAGCGACGCTGTTGTGGGCGGCGTCTCAGCCGTTGTTCCCGTCGACCTGCATATCCGTGGCTGCCCGCCGACACCGCTTGCGATGCTGCAAGGCTTGCTTGCCCTGTTATCGGTCAGCGCTTCCGGATAA
- a CDS encoding DUF4167 domain-containing protein, which translates to MKHNTNTRRGRSRGNGKRHIPLRSQTFESSGPDGKIRGTAQQVLDRYLALGRDAYSAGDPISAEAFYQHAEHYHRLLHAEGAEGDRGPARPRTADQPPGGQPPTSDGSDANDEAADGIDEDAPEEEEGVSRLPF; encoded by the coding sequence ATGAAACACAACACGAATACCAGACGTGGGCGAAGCCGCGGTAACGGTAAGCGGCACATCCCCCTTCGCAGTCAGACTTTCGAAAGCAGCGGGCCAGACGGCAAGATTCGCGGAACCGCGCAGCAGGTTCTCGACCGCTACCTCGCGCTGGGCCGTGATGCGTATTCGGCGGGCGATCCGATTTCGGCGGAAGCATTCTATCAACATGCCGAACATTACCACCGCCTCCTTCATGCCGAGGGAGCGGAAGGAGACCGTGGTCCTGCACGGCCGCGAACCGCGGACCAGCCACCGGGAGGTCAGCCGCCGACATCGGACGGGTCTGACGCCAACGATGAGGCGGCGGATGGCATCGACGAAGACGCGCCGGAAGAAGAAGAAGGCGTCAGCCGCCTGCCGTTCTAA
- a CDS encoding terminase small subunit, translating to MSRLKPRHERFCRLFVECTNATLAAKAAGYTPRSARNAGYRLLRHPRIAERICEIQRELAQTHCRNVDVLLGKLETVYRRAIDDHHFAAAARAVELQAKLAGVAPVAPASRVRRLPSDTNEATKRDSALLETSAPAPQEPPEQAASRAPRSDDGHDSSE from the coding sequence ATGAGCCGACTGAAACCAAGGCACGAGCGCTTCTGCCGACTTTTCGTCGAGTGCACCAATGCCACATTAGCGGCAAAGGCGGCGGGCTATACCCCGCGCTCGGCCCGAAACGCCGGCTATCGCCTTCTCCGCCACCCGCGCATTGCTGAACGGATTTGCGAGATCCAACGGGAACTGGCGCAGACCCATTGCCGCAACGTCGATGTCCTGCTGGGTAAATTGGAGACTGTCTACCGCCGGGCGATCGATGACCACCACTTTGCGGCGGCCGCGCGCGCCGTCGAACTGCAGGCAAAACTGGCGGGCGTCGCCCCGGTCGCACCCGCGTCCCGTGTCCGCCGTCTGCCGTCCGACACAAACGAGGCGACAAAGCGCGACAGCGCGCTTTTGGAAACGAGCGCGCCAGCGCCGCAGGAACCGCCCGAGCAAGCAGCTTCACGGGCACCGCGATCGGACGACGGCCACGACAGTTCGGAGTAA